The following are encoded together in the Blautia obeum ATCC 29174 genome:
- a CDS encoding sigma-70 family RNA polymerase sigma factor: MYVEHPYKFNDKFYAKVDGKFYEITREVAKAMLSAYRNEVYRSKKWQPEDPETMTRKTKWTELLDCVFSENTDGIGVQDLPDECQRSVEDLVILQAESAELHQNIAKLSEHEQFIIKSIYFDGMKQVELAKKLEISKVRMSQKVSAILKKMRKMYEIG; encoded by the coding sequence ATGTATGTAGAGCATCCATATAAATTCAATGACAAATTTTATGCAAAAGTTGATGGGAAATTTTATGAAATAACCAGAGAGGTAGCCAAGGCAATGCTTTCCGCTTACCGTAATGAAGTTTACAGAAGTAAAAAGTGGCAGCCAGAAGATCCGGAAACCATGACAAGAAAAACAAAGTGGACGGAGCTGTTGGATTGTGTTTTCAGTGAGAATACAGATGGAATTGGAGTGCAGGATTTACCGGATGAGTGCCAGCGGAGCGTAGAAGATCTGGTAATTCTGCAGGCTGAATCTGCAGAATTGCATCAGAATATCGCAAAGCTGTCAGAACATGAACAGTTTATTATCAAGTCCATCTACTTTGATGGCATGAAGCAGGTAGAACTGGCGAAAAAACTGGAAATTTCAAAGGTCCGTATGTCTCAGAAGGTCAGTGCAATCTTAAAGAAAATGCGGAAAATGTATGAAATAGGTTAA
- a CDS encoding helix-turn-helix domain-containing protein, whose translation MAEKRCYTVKDLQEMLDVSRSMVYKLLRQNEFRWIQLEGGGYRISKKSFDEWLDKGNASVTS comes from the coding sequence ATGGCAGAAAAAAGATGTTATACGGTGAAGGATTTACAGGAAATGCTGGATGTCAGCAGATCAATGGTCTATAAGCTGTTGAGACAAAATGAGTTCCGCTGGATTCAGTTAGAAGGCGGTGGCTACCGCATTTCCAAGAAGAGTTTTGACGAGTGGTTGGATAAGGGAAATGCTTCTGTGACATCCTAA
- a CDS encoding helix-turn-helix domain-containing protein has translation MAVIQRVGSPAKPRKWMSVHEMGDMLGLKKTDRYWLVHKNYFRTETLLGKMRVEIASFEKWYANQDWYHSQSRYRTQEDRKKDAVAEAASLSMPEMARLLDVPRSTVYGILSSKKYAPLLDVIVIAGRRRVTKESFERFLQAQDTYELFNFEYEELELKEKREYENYK, from the coding sequence ATGGCAGTGATACAAAGAGTTGGATCACCGGCAAAACCCCGAAAGTGGATGAGTGTCCACGAGATGGGGGATATGCTGGGATTAAAGAAGACAGATCGTTACTGGCTGGTTCATAAAAACTATTTTCGGACAGAAACATTGCTTGGAAAGATGAGGGTTGAAATTGCCAGTTTTGAAAAGTGGTATGCCAATCAGGACTGGTATCACAGCCAGTCCAGATACCGTACACAGGAAGATCGTAAGAAAGATGCAGTTGCAGAGGCAGCCAGTCTCAGTATGCCGGAAATGGCCCGGCTGCTTGACGTTCCAAGAAGTACCGTATATGGAATCCTGAGCAGTAAAAAATATGCCCCATTGCTGGACGTCATTGTAATTGCCGGACGGAGAAGGGTGACAAAGGAGAGCTTTGAGCGATTCTTGCAGGCACAGGATACCTATGAGCTGTTTAATTTTGAATATGAAGAATTGGAGTTGAAAGAAAAACGGGAATATGAGAATTATAAGTGA
- a CDS encoding helix-turn-helix domain-containing protein: MPEAAELAGVEPATIAYWYTTGKISVRKTGKIIRIPREAFEQWLLKRKEKGVV, encoded by the coding sequence GTGCCGGAAGCGGCAGAACTGGCAGGAGTTGAGCCTGCAACCATAGCTTATTGGTACACCACAGGAAAAATCTCGGTCAGAAAAACAGGAAAGATTATTCGTATTCCAAGAGAAGCATTTGAACAGTGGTTATTGAAGCGGAAGGAAAAGGGGGTGGTATAG
- a CDS encoding tyrosine-type recombinase/integrase — MASIQKKNNKYCVVYYCKDTEGKRKQKWETYDTKNEAKIRKAEIELKEKKGGIIVSNCKTLEDLINEYVELYGKDRWALSTYDGNMSLLKNYILPIIGKTPLTDINTRFLEIYYKTLTKTPSVPDLNGNVRSEFVSTSVIRDVHKLLKSCFNQAVKWDIMEKNPAFKATVPKHKSEKRVIWDAETFAYALDVCENECLKLCMNLAFAGSLRIGELLGLTWDCVDISEEAIKENRAYLYVNKEVQRVSKKALEELDQKDVIVIFPEERKTNKTVRIMKTPKTESSVRKVFLPRSVAEELIAWKAQQEEIKDILQEEYQDYGLILATEYGLPRGGAYIRDSLNKLIKQHDLPQIVFHSFRHMSVTYKLKLNGGDIKAVQGDSGHAQADMVTEVYSHIIDEDRRRNATLLEDSFYNRKNLNPQIHDTEKRTMMEVPEGVDAELLAKVLSNPEMAVLLTSLAKSMQGEHN, encoded by the coding sequence ATGGCTTCGATACAGAAGAAAAATAACAAATATTGTGTCGTATATTACTGTAAAGATACAGAGGGAAAACGGAAACAGAAATGGGAAACGTATGATACAAAGAACGAAGCTAAAATAAGAAAAGCAGAAATCGAACTGAAAGAGAAAAAAGGCGGTATTATCGTATCGAACTGTAAGACGTTGGAGGATCTGATAAATGAGTATGTAGAACTGTATGGAAAAGACAGGTGGGCATTGTCTACCTATGACGGGAATATGTCATTGCTGAAGAATTATATATTGCCTATCATTGGGAAAACTCCACTGACGGATATCAATACCAGATTTCTGGAGATTTACTATAAGACTCTGACAAAGACGCCATCCGTTCCAGACTTGAACGGAAATGTCAGAAGCGAGTTCGTATCTACCAGTGTAATCCGTGATGTACATAAGCTGCTGAAGAGTTGTTTTAATCAGGCTGTGAAGTGGGATATCATGGAGAAGAATCCAGCATTTAAAGCGACGGTACCAAAGCATAAATCAGAGAAACGGGTAATATGGGATGCAGAGACCTTTGCATATGCTCTGGATGTGTGTGAAAATGAGTGCCTGAAATTGTGTATGAACCTTGCCTTTGCCGGTTCTCTTCGAATAGGAGAACTACTGGGGCTTACCTGGGACTGCGTAGATATATCAGAAGAAGCGATCAAAGAAAACCGGGCGTATCTTTATGTAAATAAGGAAGTACAGAGAGTCAGCAAAAAAGCGTTAGAGGAATTAGACCAGAAAGATGTGATCGTCATATTTCCAGAGGAGCGGAAAACGAATAAGACGGTACGCATTATGAAAACACCAAAAACAGAAAGCAGCGTGCGGAAAGTGTTTTTACCCAGGAGCGTAGCTGAAGAACTGATTGCATGGAAAGCACAGCAGGAGGAGATAAAGGATATTTTGCAGGAAGAATACCAGGACTATGGCCTTATCCTTGCTACTGAATATGGACTTCCAAGGGGCGGTGCGTATATCAGAGATTCCCTGAATAAGCTGATCAAACAACATGATTTACCACAGATTGTGTTTCACAGTTTCCGGCATATGAGTGTTACCTATAAGCTTAAGCTGAACGGCGGTGATATAAAGGCGGTACAGGGAGATTCTGGTCATGCACAGGCAGATATGGTTACAGAAGTATATTCGCATATTATAGATGAAGACAGACGGCGCAATGCGACACTGTTGGAAGATTCCTTTTATAACAGGAAGAATCTGAATCCGCAGATCCATGATACAGAAAAGAGGACGATGATGGAAGTTCCAGAAGGAGTGGACGCAGAGTTACTTGCAAAAGTTCTCAGCAATCCGGAAATGGCTGTGTTGCTGACATCATTAGCAAAATCAATGCAAGGGGAACATAATTAG